The region ATTCTCCCACCGAAATACCCGGCCAGCGCTCCCATGGCGACCCCGATGATCCCCGAGATGGTGGGAGAGAGGAACCCCACAAGCAACGAGACCCGGCTCCCGTAGAGGATCCTCGCGAGCTGGTCCCTGCCCAGGTCGTCCGTGCCGGCCGGATGGGCAAGCGAGGGCGGCCTGAGGCGCTCCCCCAGGTGGACCTCGTAAGGGTCGGCAGGCGACAGCACCGGCGCCAGGATGGCGACGAGCGTGAGCACACCCGCCAGGATGAGCCCCGCCATCCCCATCCGGTTGCGTCGCAGGCGCGGCCACCAGAGGGGCCTCCAGAGCGCCCACCCTGCGGCCCGCCTTGCCAGGCTAATCGTAACGGATCCGGGGATTGAGCGCTGCATACGCCACGTCCACCGCCAGATTGGCCAGGATGTAGACCGCCGCGGTAAAGAGCACGACCCCCTGGATCAGCAGGTAGTCCCGGTAGAGGATGGCCTCATAGGCAAGCCGCCCCAACCCGGGGATGCCAAAGACCGACTCGGTCAGCACGGCCCCGGTCAAAAGCCCTCCGGCCTCGAGGCCGATGAGGGTGACGATGGGGACGAGAGCATTCTTGAAGGCATGCCGCAGCAACACCAGCCGCTCCGAGGCCCCCTTCGCCCGGGCCGTCCGGACGTAATCCTGCCGCAGCACCTCCAGCATGCTGGACCGCGTCATGCGCGCGATGGAGGCGGCGTACCGGGTGCCCAGGGCGATGGCCGGGAGCACCATGTGCGGCACCGACGAATAGCCCGAGATGGGCAACAGCCTCCACCGGTAGCCGAAGTAGAGCTGCAGCACCATCGCGACCCAGAACACCGGCATGGAGATACCGAGGAGTACGAAGAGCATAGCACCCCGGTCGGCCGGCCGGTTCTGGAAGACGGCGGCGATCAGCCCGACCGCAAGGCCCAGCGTCACCCCCACCAGCATGGCGGAGACGGCAAGCCGCACCGTGGCCGGGAAACGCTGCAGGATGGTCTGGGTGACGTCCTGGTGGGTTCGCAGCGACCGGCCCAGGTCCCCGTGCAGCGCCCGCCACAAAAACCGTCCGTACTGAACCGGCAGCGGATCATACAGGCCCAGTTCCCGGGAGATGCGTTCGACGGCCTCGGGGTCGAGCCGGCGGTCGAACATCATCTCCACGGGGTTGCCGGGAACCCAGTTCATCAAGAGGAAGACCAGCACGGAAAGCCCGAACAGCGTGGGAACGGCCTGCACCAGCCGCCGCAGCACGTAGCGGGTCACGGGCAGCGCTCCCCCCGCCGGGAGCGCCGCCCGCCTGCCACCTGCCTGAGCCGAAGCCGCATGGCCCGGTTCAGATCAGCGCTTGGAAAGCCACACATACTTGAGGGCGTTTTCGACGCCGCTCGGGTGCAGGAAGTAGTCGTGAACCCACGGCTGCACGATGGCGAAGTCCTGCAGGTGCCAGAGCGGCACCACGGCCACGTCGTCGACCACGATCTTGCGCTCGGCCTGCTGGTACAGCCGGGCCCGCTCATCGAAGTTGGTGAGCGTCCGGGCCCGCTCGAGCCACGCATCCACCTGGGGATCCGCGTAGTTGCTCGAGTAGTTGCGGCTCTGGGTGGAGTGGAAGAAGACGTACAGGTAGTTGTCAGGGTCAGGGAAGTCTGCCCACCAGTTACCCTGGATGATAGGGATGTTGCCCTGTCCCCTTGCCTGCCGGTACGACGCCGAGTCGACCTGGACGATCTTCACGTCGATCCCGACCTGGCGGAGCATGGCCTGGATGGCTTCGTTGCGGCGGAGCCACGTCTCGCTCGACGTCTGCCAGGTCTCGATGGAGAACCCGTTGGGATAGCCGGCCTCCGCCAGGAGCCGGCGCGCCTCCTGCGGGTTGTAGGGGTACACTTCCAGGTCCTTCTGGCCCGGAATCCCCGGTGAAACGAAGCTGTTGGCCACCCGCGCGCGCCCGGTGAGGAGTTGGTTCACCAGCGCCTCCCTGTCGATGGCCATGGCGATCGCCTTGCGCACCCGCGCGTCATTGAGCGGCGGGATCTTCACGTTGAGCATGTAGTAGTACGTGTTGAGCGACGACTGGCTGACGATGTACGGCTTCCAGCGGGGGTCCCGGGTCAGGCGTTCGAAGTCGGCGTCTGGAATGCCGGTGATGTCGAAGTTGCCGGCCTCGAACTCCAGGATGCCCGTGGCTTCATCCGGAACGATCCGGAACTCGAGGCGGTCCACGTAGGGATAGGGCTTCTCGAAGTAGCCGGCGTTGCGTTCGAAGACCAGCCGCTCACCCCGCCGCCACTCTTTGAAGCGGAAAGGCCCCGTCCCGATGGGCTGCAGGCCCCAGTTCTCACCCGCCGCCCGGGCGGCCTTCTCCGGATAGATGGATACCGGCGGCATCGCAAGCTGGGACAGGAACGGCGCATACGGGTAGCTCAACCGGATCCGGAAGCGCAGCTCGTCAATGATCTCCAACCCGGCAAGCTGCTGGGCCTTTCCCTCGAGCATCTCCTTCGCGCCCACCACCGGCTCCAGGATCCACGTGTTGGGGGACTTGGTCGCCGGGGTCAGCAGGCGCTCGAAAGTGTACTTCACGTCGGAGGAGCGCAGCGGCGTCCCGTCGTGGAAGCGTACGCCGGAGCGGAGGGTGAACGTGTAGGTGAGGCCGTCGGCCGAGACGGTGGGCATGGACGCGAGGAGTTCGGGCTCCAGGCGATACCCGTCCTTGCTGTAGCGGAGCAGCGTGTTGAAGAGATCGCGGGCCCGGTTGTACACGGAAAACCGCGTGTCAATCTGAACGTCCAGGGTCGGTGGATCCTCGGTCATCCACAGCCTCAGCACGCCGCCGGCTTGTGGTTGCTGGGCGGCCGATACCACGCCGGTTACGGCCACGAACGCGACAACAAGCGCCGCACCGGTAAGACCGATTGCGAGCCTGGTTCGCCAGATGCCCACCTGTTTCGCCCCCCTCGGTTTGCTGGTCCCCGATGTTCGACGGGCAACAGTCACTTCCTGGGATGGCAAACGTCCTCGGAAAATGCTCTGTCCGGGAACGATCGGCCGGTCGGGTTCCAACGGTAAGAAGGGTAATTAGAGGTCTTCGTCGAACCAGGCGTTCGCGGAACCGTTGCGGGCACCCGCTCACCTCACGGGAAGGCGTGGGAGAACGCGTGGCAGGCAACATCGAACCGGTATCGGCCCGGCGCGAGGCGGGCCGCGGCGTGGCGGTGGCGCTGCTGGTTTGGGCCATGCTGGGTGGAGCGATGGTGGCTACCTGGGCGGCGATGCGCCGGTGGTGGTTCCCGCCGCTCGCTTCGTCGCAGGGGGCCGACATCGACCGTCTGTTTGGCATCATCTTTGCCGTCATCAGCGTGGTTTTCATCCTGGTTCAGGCGACGCTCGGGCTGGCGCTGTGGCGGTTCGGTTCGCGGGGCGAGTCGCACCGGGCGAGCCACTGGCACGAACACCGCGGGCTCGAGATAGGGTGGACCACCATCACCGCGGTGACGCTCATCGCCCTGACCGTTTTGGGGGGAAGCCTCTGGCTGCGGGTGCACAGCGCGCCCCCGGCCGACGCGCGCACCGTGGAGGTCGTCGCCGAGCAGTTTGGATGGCGCTTCCACTACCCGGGCCCTGACGGCGTGCTGGCGGCGGTTGACCTGACCGCGGACCGCCGGGGTTCGCCGCTCGGCATCCGATCGGATGCCCCCGGCGCCGCGGACGACATCGTGAGCCGCGAGCTGGTCGTTGAGGTGAACCGCCCGGTGCGGCTGCTCATCCGGTCCAAAGACGTCATCCACAGCTTCTACGTCCCCAACATGCGCTTCAAGCAGGACGCCGTCCCGGGTCGAGTCGTGGAGATCTGGTTCACGCCGGTCCAGGCGGGCACGTTTCCCATTGCCTGCGCTGAACTCTGCGGGGTAGGCCACTACGTCATGGCAAGCACCCTGAAGGTGGTAACCCCTGAGGAGTACCAGTCATGGCTGGCCTCGTTCGCCCGGGGCGCCCTTTGAGCTCCGGAGCGTGAGGCGGCGCGGAAGGAGCGAGGCGTACAAGAGATGGCAGTCCTCGAGCAAGACGTGCGGGCGGCGCACGAGGAGCAGCACAGGGAGAGCCTCGTCCGGCGTTACATCTTCAGCCAGGACCACAAGGTCATCGGGATCCAGTATCTGGCCACCTCCTTTCTCATGGCCCTGATCGGCGGGGTTCTGGCCATGGTCATCCGGCTGGAGCTGGGCTGGCCGGGGAGCGTCATCAACCAGGGGTCGTACCTTTCGACGGTGACCATGCATGGTACCATCATGGTCTTCTACGTGCTGAGCACGGCGCTGACGGGGGGGTTCGGCAACTATCTGGTTCCGCTTCAGATCGGGGCTCGAGACATGGCGTTCCCCTTCCTCAACATGCTCTCGTACTGGCTGTACGCCCTCTCGCTCATCCCGCTGGTGGCGGCGTTCTTCGCCCCCGGCGGGGCGCCCATGAGCGGGTGGACGGCCTACACGCCGCTGTCGGCGGTTCCGCAGGCAGCGCCGGGCTCGGGAATCGGCCAGTCCCTATGGCTCCTGAGCCTGGCCATCCTCATCGTGGCGTTCCTCTTCGGCTCGCTCAACGTCATCACCACGGTCATGCAGCTTCGCGCCCGCGGCATGTCGATGATGCGGATGCCCCTGACCGTGTGGGGCCTGTTCATCACCGCCATCCTGTCGCTGCTGTCGTTCCCGGTCCTGCTGGCAGCGGGGATCATGCTGCTGTTTGACCGGCACCTGGGCACGACGTTCTTCCTGCCGGCGGGGTCGGTCATCGGCGGCAAGGTCATCGCGGCGGGCGGCGGGGACCCGCTGCTGTGGCAGCACCTGTTCTGGTTCCTGGGGCATCCCGAGGTTTACATCCTCATCCTGCCGGGCATGGGCATCGTCTCCGACATCATCGCCAACAACGCCCGCAAGCCGGTGTTCGGGTACCCCGTGATGGTGCTGACGATGGCAGTCATCGCGTTCTTGAGCTTCCTCGTGTGGGGCCACCACATGTTCGTGAGCGGGATGCACCCCATGCTGGGAACCGCGTTCATGGCCACCACGCTCATCATCGCCGTCCCGTCGGCCATCAAGACGTTCAACTGGCTGGCGACCATGTGGCGGGGCAAGATCCGCTTCACGCCGCAGATGCTGTTCGCCATCGGCTTCGTCTCGGTCTTCGTGACCGGAGGGCTGACGGGGCTGATGCTGGGTAACCCGGCCGTCGACATGTATTTGCACGACACATACTTCGTGGTGGCACACTTCCACTTCGTGATGGCGAGCGCCTCGCTGTTCGGCGTCTTCGCGGGGCTGTATCACTGGTTCCCCAAGATGTTCGGGCGGGCGCTGGACGAGCGGCTCGGCCGGCTGCACTTCTGGCTGGCGCTGCCGACCACGTATGCCACGTTTTTCCCGATGCACTTCGCCGGGCTCGCCGGTATGCCGCGGCGCATCTACTCCACCCAGCTTTACGGCTACCTGCAGGGGCTCGAAGGGCTCAACCGGTTCATCTCGGTGGCCGCCTTCGTGCTGTTCGTGGCGCACATGATCTTTGCGGTCAACGTGGTCTACAGCCTGGCAAAGGGCCGGCGGGTGGCCGAGAACCCGTGGCAGGCGACCACCCTGGAGTGGACGACGTCGTCGCCGCCGCCGCACGGCAACTGGGGTGAACGGGAAGTCGTGGTGTACCGCTGGGCCTACGACTACAGCCTGCCCGAGGCGGCGCAGGACTTCGTCCCGCAGAACGTGCCGGTCGAGGCGCCGGTGACGGCT is a window of Bacillota bacterium DNA encoding:
- a CDS encoding ABC transporter permease, whose product is MTRYVLRRLVQAVPTLFGLSVLVFLLMNWVPGNPVEMMFDRRLDPEAVERISRELGLYDPLPVQYGRFLWRALHGDLGRSLRTHQDVTQTILQRFPATVRLAVSAMLVGVTLGLAVGLIAAVFQNRPADRGAMLFVLLGISMPVFWVAMVLQLYFGYRWRLLPISGYSSVPHMVLPAIALGTRYAASIARMTRSSMLEVLRQDYVRTARAKGASERLVLLRHAFKNALVPIVTLIGLEAGGLLTGAVLTESVFGIPGLGRLAYEAILYRDYLLIQGVVLFTAAVYILANLAVDVAYAALNPRIRYD
- a CDS encoding ABC transporter substrate-binding protein; amino-acid sequence: MGIWRTRLAIGLTGAALVVAFVAVTGVVSAAQQPQAGGVLRLWMTEDPPTLDVQIDTRFSVYNRARDLFNTLLRYSKDGYRLEPELLASMPTVSADGLTYTFTLRSGVRFHDGTPLRSSDVKYTFERLLTPATKSPNTWILEPVVGAKEMLEGKAQQLAGLEIIDELRFRIRLSYPYAPFLSQLAMPPVSIYPEKAARAAGENWGLQPIGTGPFRFKEWRRGERLVFERNAGYFEKPYPYVDRLEFRIVPDEATGILEFEAGNFDITGIPDADFERLTRDPRWKPYIVSQSSLNTYYYMLNVKIPPLNDARVRKAIAMAIDREALVNQLLTGRARVANSFVSPGIPGQKDLEVYPYNPQEARRLLAEAGYPNGFSIETWQTSSETWLRRNEAIQAMLRQVGIDVKIVQVDSASYRQARGQGNIPIIQGNWWADFPDPDNYLYVFFHSTQSRNYSSNYADPQVDAWLERARTLTNFDERARLYQQAERKIVVDDVAVVPLWHLQDFAIVQPWVHDYFLHPSGVENALKYVWLSKR
- the coxB gene encoding cytochrome c oxidase subunit II is translated as MAGNIEPVSARREAGRGVAVALLVWAMLGGAMVATWAAMRRWWFPPLASSQGADIDRLFGIIFAVISVVFILVQATLGLALWRFGSRGESHRASHWHEHRGLEIGWTTITAVTLIALTVLGGSLWLRVHSAPPADARTVEVVAEQFGWRFHYPGPDGVLAAVDLTADRRGSPLGIRSDAPGAADDIVSRELVVEVNRPVRLLIRSKDVIHSFYVPNMRFKQDAVPGRVVEIWFTPVQAGTFPIACAELCGVGHYVMASTLKVVTPEEYQSWLASFARGAL
- a CDS encoding cbb3-type cytochrome c oxidase subunit I — protein: MAVLEQDVRAAHEEQHRESLVRRYIFSQDHKVIGIQYLATSFLMALIGGVLAMVIRLELGWPGSVINQGSYLSTVTMHGTIMVFYVLSTALTGGFGNYLVPLQIGARDMAFPFLNMLSYWLYALSLIPLVAAFFAPGGAPMSGWTAYTPLSAVPQAAPGSGIGQSLWLLSLAILIVAFLFGSLNVITTVMQLRARGMSMMRMPLTVWGLFITAILSLLSFPVLLAAGIMLLFDRHLGTTFFLPAGSVIGGKVIAAGGGDPLLWQHLFWFLGHPEVYILILPGMGIVSDIIANNARKPVFGYPVMVLTMAVIAFLSFLVWGHHMFVSGMHPMLGTAFMATTLIIAVPSAIKTFNWLATMWRGKIRFTPQMLFAIGFVSVFVTGGLTGLMLGNPAVDMYLHDTYFVVAHFHFVMASASLFGVFAGLYHWFPKMFGRALDERLGRLHFWLALPTTYATFFPMHFAGLAGMPRRIYSTQLYGYLQGLEGLNRFISVAAFVLFVAHMIFAVNVVYSLAKGRRVAENPWQATTLEWTTSSPPPHGNWGEREVVVYRWAYDYSLPEAAQDFVPQNVPVEAPVTAVARQAGGQVAPATG